A genomic region of Thermus hydrothermalis contains the following coding sequences:
- the murA gene encoding UDP-N-acetylglucosamine 1-carboxyvinyltransferase, with the protein MMLTDTGRSRMLRIEGGSPLSGELRVYPAKNAALPILAASLLTPEPVTLVEVPRLRDVEVMLELLAHLGTHYEWEGRTLHLHTPEIRNIHAPYELVGQMRASFIVWGALVARAGEGRISLPGGCAFGARPVDQHVKALRALGAEVVEEEGTFYARRLRPLSGRVVFDLPTVGGTEQAMLAVALGGEATLVQAAMEPEIEDLGRFLSMLGVEVRGLGSAILHVKGASRLKGGRYRIIPDRIEAGTYLLAAAATRGSITLREVRPDHLDALLDKLRQAGHHLEVGQDWIRFAATPEPSPFSVEAREYPGFPTDLQPIVTAYLATVPGQSAVSDRVYPDRFTHVGELARMGAELYLRDRTLLVNGRRLHGAQVKALDIRAGGALVVAALSAEGVTEIEGVYFLERGYEHLEERLKALGARVGVAEMALAQAAD; encoded by the coding sequence ATGATGCTCACGGACACGGGGAGGAGCAGGATGCTGCGGATTGAAGGGGGCTCCCCTCTGTCCGGGGAGTTGCGGGTCTACCCCGCCAAGAATGCCGCTTTGCCCATCCTGGCGGCAAGCCTCCTCACCCCAGAGCCCGTCACCCTGGTGGAGGTGCCCAGGCTTCGGGACGTGGAGGTGATGCTGGAGCTCCTCGCCCACCTGGGGACCCATTACGAGTGGGAAGGGCGCACCCTGCACCTCCATACCCCCGAGATCCGGAACATCCACGCCCCTTACGAGCTGGTGGGGCAGATGCGGGCGAGTTTCATCGTCTGGGGCGCCCTCGTGGCCCGGGCAGGGGAGGGGAGGATTTCCTTGCCCGGAGGGTGTGCCTTTGGCGCCCGCCCCGTGGACCAGCACGTGAAGGCCCTCCGGGCCTTGGGGGCCGAGGTGGTGGAGGAGGAGGGGACCTTCTACGCCCGGCGCCTCCGCCCCCTCTCGGGGCGGGTGGTCTTTGACCTGCCCACGGTGGGGGGGACGGAGCAAGCCATGCTGGCCGTGGCCCTAGGCGGCGAGGCCACCTTGGTCCAGGCGGCCATGGAACCGGAGATAGAGGACCTCGGGCGTTTCCTCTCCATGCTAGGGGTGGAGGTGAGGGGCCTGGGGAGCGCTATCCTGCACGTCAAAGGGGCAAGCCGCCTTAAGGGAGGGCGCTACCGCATCATCCCGGACCGCATAGAGGCCGGCACCTACCTCCTGGCGGCGGCGGCTACCCGGGGGTCCATCACCCTGCGGGAAGTGCGCCCCGACCACCTGGACGCTCTTTTGGACAAGCTCCGTCAGGCTGGGCACCATTTGGAGGTGGGGCAGGACTGGATCCGCTTCGCCGCTACCCCGGAGCCTTCGCCCTTTTCCGTGGAGGCCCGGGAGTACCCCGGTTTCCCCACGGACCTGCAACCCATCGTGACCGCCTACCTGGCCACGGTGCCCGGGCAAAGCGCCGTGAGCGACCGGGTTTACCCCGACCGCTTCACCCACGTGGGGGAGCTGGCGCGCATGGGGGCAGAGCTTTACCTAAGGGACCGGACGCTCTTGGTAAATGGCCGGCGCCTCCACGGGGCCCAGGTGAAGGCCCTGGACATCCGGGCTGGCGGGGCTTTGGTGGTGGCGGCCCTGAGCGCAGAAGGGGTTACGGAGATTGAAGGGGTCTACTTCCTGGAGCGGGGGTACGAGCACCTG
- a CDS encoding protein kinase domain-containing protein, which produces MTRMLLAGRYRLEAPLGSGGMAEVWQALDERLGRRVAVKLLHPRALPPERERFLLEVRALSRLFHPGIVQVLDLGEEEGRPYFVMELVEGGTFDRLGPFEEGPEGDRILLAAAQVMEALAHLHAQGILHRDLTPKNILLTKEGQPKVMDFGLAYLLQESRHLTRTGYTLGTPTYMAPEQAKGLPLTPKADLYSLGAVLYRTLTGRPPFEGENDQAVLYQHVYEEPKAPEALNPAIPKGVGQAVLGLLAKHPEERPAHPDLFYSALREFQALRLATPRAGASRSGHYPLAPDPRRLALKGKLDLGGEAAWPGEMVHAGGRVYLGVGRGLVEVDLLTGEVRREALPEEVTAPPVVRGGVYVGSWDGKVRRFRGRHLEWSLETGAEVTAAPLVLGERVYAASRDGTLYAFHKDAPLFRFRAGGHLSASPTFYRGLLFVGSEDGWLYALDPDTGALRYKVRTGPIHAPVAAGRGLLFIPTWEGEVYAFDPLSRETLWNAAVEGEIWGGLALDGERVYVAAWDGVLRALDAATGEEVWSLEVGKVTAGLSYASGHVFLATEEGRFLAVDRRGQVVFEATGLGAVQVPPLPLPGEVLVASLSGKLYRFAVG; this is translated from the coding sequence ATGACCCGGATGCTCCTGGCCGGGCGGTACCGCCTCGAGGCCCCCCTGGGCTCCGGGGGCATGGCCGAGGTCTGGCAAGCCCTGGACGAGCGCTTGGGGCGCAGGGTGGCGGTCAAGCTCCTCCACCCCCGCGCTCTGCCCCCTGAGCGGGAGCGGTTTCTCCTGGAGGTACGGGCCCTTTCCCGTCTCTTCCACCCCGGCATCGTCCAGGTCCTGGACCTAGGGGAGGAAGAGGGGCGGCCCTACTTCGTCATGGAGCTGGTGGAAGGGGGAACCTTTGACCGCCTGGGCCCCTTTGAGGAGGGGCCGGAAGGGGACCGGATCCTCCTGGCGGCGGCCCAGGTCATGGAGGCCCTGGCCCACCTGCACGCCCAGGGCATCCTCCACCGGGACCTCACCCCCAAGAACATCCTCCTCACCAAGGAAGGCCAGCCCAAGGTGATGGACTTCGGCCTCGCCTACCTCCTCCAGGAAAGCCGCCACCTGACCCGCACGGGCTATACCCTGGGCACCCCCACGTACATGGCCCCGGAGCAGGCTAAGGGCCTCCCCCTCACCCCCAAGGCCGACCTTTACAGCCTGGGGGCGGTCCTCTATCGCACCCTCACGGGCCGCCCCCCCTTTGAAGGGGAAAACGACCAAGCGGTGCTCTACCAGCACGTGTACGAGGAACCCAAGGCCCCGGAGGCCCTCAACCCCGCCATCCCCAAGGGGGTGGGGCAGGCGGTCCTGGGCCTTTTGGCCAAGCATCCCGAGGAGCGCCCCGCCCACCCTGACCTCTTTTATAGCGCCCTGAGGGAGTTCCAGGCCCTGCGCCTAGCCACGCCCCGGGCGGGTGCCAGCCGCTCCGGCCACTACCCCCTGGCTCCGGACCCCCGGCGGCTTGCCCTCAAGGGAAAGCTGGACCTAGGGGGCGAGGCCGCCTGGCCGGGAGAGATGGTCCACGCCGGGGGCAGGGTGTACCTGGGGGTGGGGCGGGGCTTGGTGGAGGTGGACCTCCTCACGGGAGAGGTGCGCCGGGAAGCCCTCCCCGAAGAGGTCACCGCCCCCCCGGTGGTGCGGGGAGGGGTCTACGTGGGGAGCTGGGACGGGAAGGTACGCCGCTTCCGCGGCCGCCACCTGGAGTGGAGCCTGGAAACCGGGGCGGAGGTCACCGCCGCCCCTTTGGTCCTGGGCGAGCGGGTCTACGCCGCAAGCCGCGACGGCACCCTGTACGCCTTTCACAAGGACGCCCCCCTTTTCCGCTTCCGGGCCGGGGGGCACCTTTCCGCAAGCCCCACCTTCTACCGGGGCCTCCTCTTCGTGGGCTCGGAGGACGGCTGGCTCTACGCCCTGGACCCGGACACGGGAGCCCTCCGCTACAAGGTGCGCACGGGCCCCATCCACGCCCCGGTGGCGGCGGGGCGCGGGCTCCTTTTCATCCCCACTTGGGAAGGGGAGGTCTACGCCTTTGACCCCTTGAGCCGGGAAACCCTCTGGAATGCGGCGGTGGAGGGGGAGATCTGGGGAGGCCTCGCCCTGGACGGGGAGCGGGTTTACGTGGCCGCCTGGGATGGGGTCCTCCGGGCCTTGGACGCCGCCACGGGGGAGGAGGTGTGGAGCCTCGAGGTGGGCAAGGTGACGGCGGGGCTTTCCTACGCCTCAGGGCACGTCTTTTTGGCCACGGAGGAGGGCCGCTTCCTGGCGGTGGACCGCCGGGGCCAGGTGGTCTTTGAGGCCACGGGCCTGGGGGCGGTGCAGGTGCCCCCTCTTCCCTTGCCGGGAGAGGTGCTGGTGGCGAGCCTTTCCGGCAAGCTCTACCGCTTCGCCGTAGGATAG